A single Mus caroli chromosome 15, CAROLI_EIJ_v1.1, whole genome shotgun sequence DNA region contains:
- the Fbxl6 gene encoding F-box/LRR-repeat protein 6 produces MAPVASRRVRRRVRSSKRPAAPGRSAEDWWWDRLAPQGSGYHLLQADSMLLVLPDLEPPRARAHRRARRRAPRSLARGPTAVAKPRTKPLPEPSLDQGLDSGWGDRIPLEVLVHIFGLLVAAHGPMPFLGRAARVCRHWHEATSHPSLWHTVTLSPSLVGRAGKGNLKGEKKLLACLEWLVPNRFSQLQSLTLIHWKSQVHSVLELVSKFCPRLTFLKLSDCHTVTAETLVMLARACCQLHSLDLHHSMVESTAVVSFLEEAGSRMRKLWLTYSSQTTAILGALLDNCCPQLQVLQVSTGMNCNNTPLQLPVEALQKGCPQLQVLRLLNLIWLPKPCGRGVPQGPGFPSLEELCLAGSTCNFVSNEVLGRLLHRSPKLRLLDLRGCARVTPSGLCHLPCQELEQLYLGLYGISDGLTLAKDGSPLLTRKWYHTLRELDFSGQGFSEKDLEQALAVFSGTPGGLHPALCSLNLRGTRVTPSTVSSVISGCPGLLYLNLESCRCLPRGLKRIYRGLEEVQWCLEQLLTSPPSAREPT; encoded by the exons ATGGCTCCCGTGGCCTCTAGGCGAGTTAGGCGTCGAGTTCGAAGCTCCAAGCGGCCCGCTGCGCCGGGCCGCTCGGCGGAGGACTGGTGGTGGGACCGCCTGGCTCCTCAAGGCTCTGGGTACCACCTGCTGCAAGCGGACAGCATGTTGCTCGTGCTGCCGGACCTGGAGCCTCCCCGCGCTCGTGCGCACCGGCGCGCTCGTCGCCGCGCTCCGAGGTCACTGGCTCGTGGCCCCACGGCTGTCGCCAAGCCCAGGACCAAACCCCTACCGGAGCCGTCGCTCGATCAGGGCCTGGACTCTGGTTGGGGAGACCGTATTCCCTTAGAAGTCCTGGTGCATATTTTCGGGTTGTTGGTTGCGGCTCATGGGCCCATGCCGTTTCTTGGCAG GGCTGCACGCGTTTGCCGTCACTGGCACGAAGCCACCTCCCATCCTTCACTCTGGCATACTGTGACCCTGTCACCCTCGCTGGTTGGCCGGGCTGGCAAGGGCAACCTTAAGGGAGAGAAGAAGCTCCTTGCTTGCCTGGAGTGGCTCGTACCCAATCG GTTCTCACAGCTCCAGAGCTTGACCCTCATCCACTGGAAGTCTCAAGTACACTCTGTGTTGGAG CTGGTTAGCAAGTTCTGCCCTCGGCTCACCTTCCTCAAGCTTTCAGACTGCCACACTGTGACTGCTGAAACTCTGGTCATGTTAGCGAGAGCCTGCTGCCAGCTCCACAGCCTGGACCTACATCATTCCATG gtggagtcCACAGCGGTGGTGAGCTTCTTGGAGGAGGCCGGGTCCCGAATGCGTAAACTGTGGCTGACCTACAGTTCCCAGACGACGGCCATCTTGGGCGCACTGCTG GACAACTGCTGCCCCCAGCTCCAAGTCCTCCAGGTCAGCACTGGCATGAACTGCAACAACACACCCCTGCAGCTGCCAGTGGAAGCCCTGCAGAAAGGCTGCCCCCAGCTGCAG gtgCTGCGGCTGCTGAATCTGATTTGGCTTCCCAAGCCATGTGGCCGAGGCGTGCCCCAGGGACCAGGCTTCCCCAGTCTTGAGGAGCTCTGTTTGGCTGGCTCCACCTGCAACTTTGTGAGCAATGAGGTTCTGGGCCGCTTGCTCCATCGCTCCCCAAAACTGCGCCTGCTGGACCTTCGAGGCTGCGCTAGGGTCACTCCTAGCGGTCTGTGTCATCTGCCGTGTCAAG AGCTGGAGCAACTCTACCTGGGCCTGTATGGCATATCTGACGGCTTGACCCTCGCTAAGGATGGCAGCCCCCTGTTGACCAGGAAGTGGTATCACACCCTGAGGGAGCTGGACTTCAGCGGCCAAGGCTTCAGTGAGAAGGACTTGGAACAGGCCCTGGCTGTTTTCTCAGGCACCCCTGGGGGCTTACACCCAGCCCTGTGCTCCCTCAACCTGAGGGGTACCCGAGTTACCCCAAGCACAGTCAG TTCTGTGATTAGCGGTTGCCCGGGGCTGCTGTATCTTAACCTGGAGTCCTGTCGTTGCCTCCCCCGAGGTCTGAAGCGCATCTACCGGGGCCTGGAGGAAGTCCAGTGGTGTCTAGAGCAGCTACTTACCAGCCCACCCTCTGCCAGAGAGCCCACTTAG